One genomic segment of Komagataella phaffii GS115 chromosome 4, complete sequence includes these proteins:
- a CDS encoding Essential conserved protein that is part of the 90S preribosome, with amino-acid sequence MSRLIVKGLPKYYTEDKLKAYFSKQGDVSDVKLMKNRFGESRRFAFIGYKNAEDAEKAASYYNDSFIDTARISVELAVTFADSNRLEEAPMKKNKTNPIREIDEQIAKDHKLRDFMNALRPGSQTQTWADNSAVSGEGGPTNEALVEALAKRDKSEPTTDSAQHDPNVSDHASDDDYDDFQKSNEDNESEEEEEMIPLSEVAPADDSMTDLEWLIQRRKRMSDNPSHKEQNGTKDTEHKRPGHDEEETTATQSQDGQTSSQQQTEIVQEEESEEDQNIKIISQTGRLFVRNISYTATEAEFRQLFSTYGELDEVHVAIDTRTGASKGFVYVKFQDPEQALEAYKSLDKQIFQGRLLHILPAQPKKDHRLDEFDIKNLPLKKQRELKKKVDASKSVFSWNSLYMNNDAVLSSVADKLGISKTELIDPQNSSSAVKQALAEAHVIGDVRKYFESKGVDLTKFDTKERDDKVILVKNFPYGTSLDEITDLFAQYGELKRVLMPPAGTIAVVEFRDAPSGRSAFTKLAYRRFKKSIIYLEKGPTGLFTRDPNSNEAPDVAEKKEGKEVKATGGDLLDTDKSDEALTPSGPTVSVFVKNLSFSTTVQTLTDTFKPLEGFTVATVKTKPDAKNPGKTLSMGFGFVEFRTKEQAELAISTLDGKPLDGHRLQLKLSHRKSGTNEKKARSSKTSKIIIKNLPFEATRKDIVELFSSFGHLKSARVPKKFDSSARGFAFVEFSLLKEAEQAMDQLQGVHLLGRRLVMEYAQQDAENAEEEIERMTKKVQKQVASRELASLQGTGRKRLDFDETDEFEGL; translated from the exons ATGTCAAGACTAATTGTGAAAGGGCTACCAAAGTACTATACGGAGGATAAGTTAAAGGCTTATTTCTCTAAGCAGGGAGACGTCTCTGATGTCAAACTTATGAAAAATCGATTTGGTGAATCAAGGCGATTTGCTTTCATCGGTTATAAAAACGCTGAAGATGCAGAAAAAGCCGCTTCTTACTACAACGATAGTTTCATTGATACAGCCAGAATATCTGTTGAGTTGGCAGTTACTTTTGCAGATTCTAAT agattggaagaagcacctatgaaaaagaacaagacCAATCCAATCAGGGAAATTGACGAACAGATTGCTAAAGATCACAAATTGAGAGATTTCATGAATGCTCTGAGACCAGGTAGTCAAACACAAACCTGGGCTGATAACTCTGCCGTTTCTGGAGAAGGTGGACCAACTAATGAAGCATTGGTAGAAGCTCTAGCCAAAAGGGATAAATCAGAGCCTACCACAGATAGTGCTCAGCATGACCCTAATGTTTCAGATCATGCCAGTGATGACGACTATGATGACTTCCAAAAATCAAACGAAGACAATGAGTcggaggaggaggaagagatGATTCCTCTTAGTGAAGTAGCACCTGCAGATGATAGTATGACTGATTTGGAATGGCTAATTCAGAGACGAAAAAGAATGAGCGATAACCCTTCCCacaaagaacaaaatgGAACCAAAGACACAGAACACAAGAGGCCAGGGCACGACGAGGAGGaaacaacagcaacacAGTCACAAGACGGTCAAACTTCTAGTCAACAGCAGACAGAAATTgtccaagaagaagaatctgaagaagatcaaaaCATTAAAATCATTTCTCAAACTGGCAGGCTGTTCGTAAGAAACATCTCCTACACAGCTACTGAAGCAGAGTTTAGGCAattattttcaacataCGGAGAATTGGATGAAGTCCACGTAGCCATTGATACCAGAACTGGAGCTTCAAAAGGGTTTGTTTATGTCAAATTTCAAGATCCCGAACAGGCTCTTGAGGCTTACAAGTCCCTTGATAAACAAATTTTCCAAGGAAGACTTCTTCACATTCTTCCTGCTCAACCCAAAAAAGACCATAGATTGGATGAGTTTGACATTAAGAACCTGCCCTTAAAAAAGCAACgagaattgaaaaagaaagttgacGCTTCAAAAAGTGTGTTCAGCTGGAATTCCCTGTACATGAACAATGATGCTGTACTGTCGTCTGTGGCTGACAAGCTAGGAATCTCAAAGACAGAATTGATTGATCCTCAGAATAGTAGCTCTGCTGTGAAACAGGCACTTGCTGAAGCCCATGTAATTGGGGATGTCAGAAAGTATTTCGAATCTAAAGGCGTTGATTTGACAAAATTTGACACGAAGGAAAGAGACGACAAAGTCATTCTGGTAAAAAATTTCCCTTATGGTACATCTCTGGACGAAATTACTGATCTTTTTGCCCAATATGGAGAGTTAAAACGAGTTTTGATGCCTCCTGCCGGGACCATTGCCGTTGTTGAATTTCGTGATGCCCCATCTGGAAGATCGGCATTCACCAAGCTGGCCTACAGaaggttcaagaaatcGATCATATATTTGGAGAAAGGCCCTACAGGTCTGTTCACTAGAGATCCAAACTCTAATGAGGCTCCAGATGttgctgaaaagaaagaagggAAGGAAGTCAAAGCTACGGGTGGTGATCTTTTGGACACTGACAAATCTGATGAAGCTTTAACTCCATCAGGACCAACTGTTTCTGTATTCGTTAAAAATCTAAGTTTCAGCACAACTGTCCAAACACTGACGGATACGTTTAAGCCTCTAGAAGGTTTTACTGTGGCCACTGTTAAGACGAAACCTGATGCGAAGAATCCGGGCAAGACCTTATCCATGGGTTTTGGGTTTGTTGAGTTCAGAACGAAGGAGCAAGCTGAACTGGCAATTTCAACTCTAGACGGAAAGCCATTAGATGGACACAGGTTGCAATTGAAACTCTCTCATAGAAAATCTGGAACAAACGAGAAGAAAGCTAGGTCCAGTAAAACAAGTAAAATTATCATTAAGAATTTACCATTCGAAGCTACTAGAAAAGATATTGTGGAGTTATTCAGTTCCTTTGGTCATCTCAAATCTGCAAGAGTGCCCAAAAAATTCGACAGTTCGGCCAGAGGTTTTGCCtttgttgaattttctttACTCAAGGAGGCCGAACAAGCCATGGACCAACTGCAAGGTGTACATTTGTTAGGTCGTAGATTGGTCATGGAGTATGCTCAACAGGATGCGGAAAATGCGgaggaagagattgaaagGATGACCAAGAAAGTCCAGAAACAAGTTGCTTCCAGAGAATTAGCTTCGCTTCAAGGTACAGGTAGAAAACGATTGGACTTTGACGAGACCGATGAGTTCGAAGGTTTGTAA
- a CDS encoding Nucleolar protein involved in rRNA processing and 60S ribosomal subunit biogenesis, with amino-acid sequence MGGTVTRKYKSGSAVDFITRANAIKKLQVSLADFRRLCIFKGIYPREPKNTRQANKGSSAPTTFYYTKEIEYLMHDPILRKFREQKTFAKKLKRLLGRGDLDDAKRLESRRPKYKLDHVIRERYPTFMDSLRDLDDALNMLFLFSNMPANDKVGSNVTKQAEKLCNQWLAYLAKERLVRKVFVSIKGVYYSAIVKGQEIRWLVPFKFPQNIPTEVDLKIMLTFLEFYSTLLTFVLYKLYTDSNLVYPPNIDPTTLKTVGGISTYVLDQKDGAQSLVGDLKDTKQEGTQLSKDELSKALAADNQAEETEAQEEVEEENVEEASLDKFEDTSKNAGDKLEQPLEFNNATSNLFQNFIFFVGREVPLDILEFLIVSCGGKVVSEVALDVVGASNYDLSKVTHQISDRPKISKKVQGRIYIQPQWVFDSINKATLLNESDYAPGETLPPHLSPWGDSGSYDPEAPVAEDELSSQEEEGEEEVEEGSEEDEDLVAQNELELEAAGKYTDAGKESKKEKEKKDKNIKKKIEKEEKEQEEMKKFLISNRKRKVYENIKDEADREEKRQKDLKRKKIQLQKSKNQPKEADS; translated from the coding sequence ATGGGTGGAACTGTAACAAGGAAATACAAATCCGGTAGTGCCGTTGATTTCATCACCAGAGCAAATGCAATCaagaaacttcaagtttctcTGGCCGACTTCCGTCGTTTGTGCATCTTCAAGGGAATCTACCCTAGGGAACCCAAGAACACCAGGCAAGCCAACAAAGGTTCTTCAGCTCCTACCACTTTCTACTATACTAAGGAGATTGAATACTTGATGCATGATCCTATCTTGCGTAAATTCAGAGAACAGAAGACTTTTgcaaagaagctgaagagaCTTCTAGGAAGAGGTGATCTGGATGACGCAAAGAGATTGGAGTCTAGAAGACCTAAGTACAAGTTGGATCATGTAATCAGGGAAAGATATCCAACTTTCATGGACTCTCTTCGTGATTTGGACGATGCTCTTAACatgttgtttcttttcagcaaTATGCCAGCTAATGACAAAGTTGGTTCCAATGTGACGAAACAAGCTGAAAAACTTTGCAACCAGTGGTTGGCTTACCTAGCAAAGGAGAGACTCGttagaaaagtttttgtcTCTATCAAGGGTGTTTACTACTCTGCGATTGTTAAAGGTCAAGAGATCCGTTGGTTGGTGCCTTTCAAGTTCCCCCAGAACATTCCAACCGAGGTCGACCTAAAAATCATGCTCAccttcttggaattttATTCCACTTTATTGACCTTTGTTTTATACAAGCTCTATACCGACAGTAACCTAGTTTATCCTCCAAACATTGACCCGACTACTTTAAAAACAGTTGGAGGTATTTCAACTTATGTCTTAGATCAAAAGGACGGAGCTCAATCTCTGGTTGGCGACCTCAAGGATACCAAGCAAGAAGGAACTCAATTGAGTAAAGACGAACTTTCCAAAGCCTTGGCTGCAGATAACCAGGCTGAGGAAACTGAAgctcaagaagaagttgaagaagagaacGTAGAAGAAGCTTCGCTAGacaaatttgaagacaCAAGCAAGAACGCTGGAGACAAATTGGAGCAGCCATTGGAATTCAACAATGCTACTTCTAATTTATTCCAGAACTTTATTTTCTTCGTTGGACGTGAAGTTCCTTTGGATATTTTGGAGTTTTTAATTGTGTCATGCGGTGGTAAAGTCGTTTCTGAAGTTGCTCTAGATGTTGTTGGAGCTTCTAATTATGATCTCTCTAAGGTCACTCACCAAATTTCTGATAGACCAAAGATCTCTAAGAAGGTTCAAGGAAGAATTTATATTCAACCTCAATGGGTTTTTGATTCCATCAACAAGGCCACTTTGTTGAATGAGTCTGATTATGCTCCGGGAGAAACTTTGCCGCCACATCTTTCACCATGGGGAGACTCTGGTAGTTATGATCCTGAGGCTCCAGTTGCAGAGGATGAGTTATCTTCgcaagaagaagaaggagaagaggaggttgaagaaggttccgaagaagacgaagatttGGTTGCTCAAAATGAATTAGAATTGGAGGCTGCTGGAAAATACACCGATGCAGGCAAGGAATCTaagaaggagaaagagaagaaggacaagaacatcaaaaagaagattgagaaggaagaaaaggaacaagaggaaatgaagaagtttTTGATCTCCAACAGGAAACGTAAAGTATACGAAAATATTAAGGACGAAGCTGATAGAGAAGAGAAGAGACAAAAGGACCttaaaagaaagaagattcaacttcaaaagtctAAGAACCAGCccaaagaagctgatagCTAA
- a CDS encoding Transcriptional coactivator yields the protein MSEDWDSVTVIGRKARVGGSGPRENIARTKGAINEARRTGSVIAVEKKYGSGNSKSDPEGQKLTKIDRETDVVPPKKIDANVGKAISKARLDKKLTQKELATKINEKPNVVNDYEAGRAVPNQQLLAKMERVLGVKLRGKNIGDPLFPKKN from the coding sequence ATGTCTGAAGACTGGGACTCTGTTACCgttattggaagaaaagcCCGTGTAGGAGGCTCCGGACCTCGTGAGAACATCGCCAGAACTAAAGGTGCCATCAATGAAGCCAGAAGAACTGGTAGCGTCATAGCCGTCGAAAAGAAATATGGCAGCGGTAATTCAAAGTCTGATCCTGAGGGCCAGAAGTTAACCAAGATCGACCGTGAAACAGACGTTGTacctccaaagaagattgatgCCAACGTTGGTAAGGCCATCTCTAAAGCGAGATTGGACAAGAAATTGACCCAAAAAGAATTGGCCACAAAGATCAACGAAAAACCAAATGTTGTCAACGACTATGAGGCTGGTAGAGCTGTCCCTAACCAGCAGTTGCTGGCTAAGATGGAGAGAGTTTTAGGGGTCAAGTTAAGAGGAAAGAACATCGGTGATCcattatttccaaagaagaactaA
- a CDS encoding GTPase activating protein (GAP) for Gsp1p, involved in nuclear transport, whose translation MATQFVIDLGIKEEETYSISNKSLKFDTPDDISPYLEELNKIPHLKKIDFSGNTIGVDPSKLLAEALLKHAETIVEVNFADFFTGRLKDEIPRSLGYLLPALLECHKLRVLNLSDNAFGLQTIDPIESFLAQAVSLEHLILSNNGMGPYAGSRIGKSLYKLSVAKSKTQNAPDSLKTFYCGRNRLESGSVNYLAIGLRAHKNLESVRLYQNGIRPAGVSKLILQGLKANTELKVFDLQDNTFTFKGAKALSVSLPSWSSLKEINVNDCLLNPKGSFEFAKALKEGDVSKELEILKLQYNELEANSLELLVESIDKFPNLKVLELNGNRFEEDSALIEKLSSIFEERGTGELDELDDLEEVDSEEEDEEEEEEETDNEEDDTDLDQLQEKLDREIAGVEITKGDEVVDELAEELKKSSINQ comes from the coding sequence ATGGCGACTCAGTTCGTTATTGATCTAGGAatcaaggaagaagagacCTACTCCATCTCAAACAAATCACTGAAATTTGACACCCCCGATGACATATCACCATATCTTGAAGAGCTCAACAAGATTcctcatttgaagaaaattgacTTTAGTGGCAACACCATCGGCGTGGATCCAAGTAAATTGTTAGCAGAAGCGTTATTGAAGCATGCTGAAACCATTGTTGAAGTTAATTTTGCTGACTTCTTTACTGGAAGGTTAAAGGATGAGATTCCAAGATCTCTAGGGTATCTGCTTCCAGCGTTGCTAGAATGTCATAAACTCCGTGTGTTGAATCTCAGCGATAATGCATTTGGCTTGCAAACAATTGATCCGATTGAGAGCTTCTTGGCCCAGGCCGTTTCTTTGGAACACCTGATCCTATCTAATAATGGTATGGGTCCTTATGCTGGTTCTAGAATCGGAAAATCATTGTACAAGTTGAGTGTTGCCAAATCCAAGACCCAAAACGCTCCtgactctttgaaaactttctaCTGTGGAAGGAACAGACTGGAAAGTGGATCGGTTAACTATCTGGCCATTGGTCTTAGAGCCCATAAGAATTTGGAGAGTGTTAGATTGTACCAAAATGGTATTAGGCCCGCCGGTGTAAGCAAGTTAATTCTTCAAGGATTGAAAGCAAATACCGAACtaaaagtttttgatttgCAGGACAATACTTTCACTTTTAAAGGTGCTAAGGCACTTAGTGTTTCCCTTCCTAGTTGGTCCTCGTTGAAGGAAATTAATGTAAACGACTGTTTACTGAACCCCAAAggttcttttgaatttgcTAAAGCTCTGAAGGAAGGGGATGTCAGTaaagaattggagattCTTAAGTTGCAATACAATGAACTTGAAGCCAATTCCCTAGAATTGTTGGTAGAGTCTATTGACAAGTTCCCAAACctgaaagttttggaattgAATGGTAACcgttttgaagaagattctgcATTGATCGAGAAGCTTAgctcaatttttgaagaaagaggtACCGGTGAACTGGACGAGTTAgatgatttggaagaagttgacagcgaggaagaagatgaggaggaagaggaagaagaaactgacaacgaagaagatgataCCGACTTGGATCAATTGCAGGAAAAACTTGACAGAGAAATCGCTGGAGTGGAGATTACCAAAGGCgatgaagttgttgatgaattagctgaggaattgaaaaaatcgTCAATCAACCAATAA
- a CDS encoding Cytoplasmic thioredoxin isoenzyme of the thioredoxin system, with protein MIRNVRFFSNTRVVKQVVELNGMAEFKKSVLQSKSPALVDFYADWCQPCKAIAPIIDKFSNEDAYTKKNIKFYKVNVDSNEDIVMEYGISAMPTFGFFSNGDISHKVIGASPQKVKESLDQLSQ; from the coding sequence ATGATCAGAAACGTCAGATTCTTCTCTAACACCAGAGTCGTAAAGCAAGTCGTAGAGCTAAACGGGATGGcagagttcaagaaatccGTTTTGCAGTCAAAATCTCCAGCCTTGGTCGATTTTTACGCTGATTGGTGCCAACCTTGCAAGGCCATTGCGCCCATTATTGACAAATTCAGCAATGAAGACGCTTACACTAAAAAGAACATTAAATTCTACAAGGTTAATGTCGACAGCAACGAGGACATTGTCATGGAGTATGGAATTTCCGCCATGCCAACTTTCGGGTTTTTTTCCAATGGAGATATTTCCCACAAAGTCATTGGAGCCAGTCCTCAAAAAGTGAAGGAGAGCTTGGATCAGCTAAGCCAGTAA